One uncultured Alphaproteobacteria bacterium genomic region harbors:
- a CDS encoding putative Tail completion protein S (Evidence 3 : Function proposed based on presence of conserved amino acid motif, structural feature or limited homology), translating into MADDPFAPVERWLTSALAALEPGARKALFREIGREVRKRNARRIGRQTGPNGTPWPARKRNSHGKVRSTAKMLQGLRELRRLTVQADANGAKIGYSGRTARLAAVHHFGGVDTVETGGASVKYPARELLGLNSEDLASVRDKLMHALSSGKKGTSAFNGDVRK; encoded by the coding sequence ATGGCCGACGATCCCTTCGCCCCCGTCGAACGCTGGCTCACCTCCGCCCTCGCCGCCCTCGAACCCGGCGCACGCAAGGCGTTGTTCCGCGAGATAGGGCGCGAGGTGCGCAAGCGAAACGCCCGCCGCATCGGCCGCCAGACCGGGCCGAACGGCACCCCCTGGCCCGCGCGCAAGCGCAACAGCCACGGCAAGGTGCGCTCAACCGCGAAGATGCTCCAAGGCCTCCGCGAACTCCGCCGCCTCACCGTCCAGGCCGACGCCAACGGCGCGAAAATCGGCTACTCAGGCCGCACCGCCCGCCTCGCCGCCGTACATCACTTCGGCGGCGTCGACACCGTGGAAACCGGCGGCGCGTCGGTCAAATACCCCGCCCGCGAACTGCTCGGCCTGAATAGCGAAGACCTTGCGTCGGTGCGCGACAAGCTCATGCACGCGCTCTCGTCCGGAAAGAAAGGTACCTCTGCCTTCAATGGCGATGTGAGAAAGTGA
- the N gene encoding Capsid proteins, producing MKNATRVLYAAYLKHLAEINGVASPEQKFAVSPTIEQTLEDRIQESAAFLSQVNVVGVDDQSAEVLGLGIGTPAAGRTDTKTKDRQPRAIHDMTGRTYTCKQTNFDTFITYNELDIWAKFKDFQTRIRDHIIRQIARDRLTIGFNGTSAAADTDLAANPLLQDVNVGWLQHIREDAPERVLSGLKVGTEAGADVRNLDALVQDAVGELLDPWYQDDSEIVAITGRTLLADKYLALTNSAATDAPTEKAALATLTANKTLGGKLAKSVPFFPAKSILITKASNLSIYYQNGTRRRFVKENPARDRVEDFQSVNEAYVVEDLGACAFLENILTWNGEAWV from the coding sequence ATGAAAAACGCCACCCGCGTGCTTTACGCCGCCTACCTCAAGCACCTCGCCGAAATCAACGGCGTGGCCTCGCCGGAACAGAAGTTCGCGGTTTCGCCGACCATCGAGCAGACCCTCGAAGACCGCATCCAGGAAAGCGCCGCGTTCCTCTCCCAGGTCAACGTCGTCGGCGTCGACGACCAGTCCGCCGAGGTTCTCGGCCTCGGCATCGGCACCCCGGCGGCGGGCCGCACCGACACCAAGACCAAGGACCGCCAGCCGCGCGCGATCCACGACATGACCGGCCGCACCTACACCTGCAAGCAGACCAACTTCGATACCTTCATCACCTACAACGAGTTGGATATCTGGGCCAAGTTCAAGGACTTCCAGACCCGTATCCGCGACCACATCATCCGCCAGATCGCCCGCGACCGCCTCACCATCGGCTTCAACGGCACGTCGGCGGCGGCGGATACCGACCTCGCCGCCAACCCGCTGTTGCAGGACGTCAACGTCGGCTGGCTCCAGCACATCCGCGAAGACGCCCCGGAGCGCGTGCTTTCCGGCCTCAAGGTCGGCACCGAGGCGGGGGCGGACGTGCGTAACCTCGACGCCCTGGTTCAGGATGCCGTGGGCGAACTGCTCGACCCCTGGTATCAGGACGATTCCGAAATCGTCGCGATCACCGGGCGCACCCTGCTCGCCGACAAATACCTCGCGCTCACCAACAGCGCCGCCACCGACGCCCCGACCGAAAAGGCGGCGCTCGCCACCCTCACCGCCAACAAGACCCTGGGCGGCAAGCTCGCCAAGAGCGTGCCGTTCTTCCCGGCCAAGTCGATCCTCATCACCAAGGCCTCGAACCTCTCGATCTACTACCAGAACGGCACCCGCCGCCGCTTCGTGAAGGAGAACCCGGCGCGCGACCGGGTCGAGGACTTCCAGTCGGTCAACGAGGCGTATGTAGTCGAGGACTTGGGCGCGTGCGCCTTCCTCGAAAACATCCTGACGTGGAACGGGGAGGCCTGGGTCTGA
- a CDS encoding hypothetical protein (Evidence 5 : No homology to any previously reported sequences): MATETIPLDAAKYLDTPEAQAELVANAFETGDASYMVATLGTVARACSVEGGKGYRFYSRDALQSHSLVIMWVFRSRPTSFGG, translated from the coding sequence ATGGCAACCGAAACCATCCCCCTCGATGCCGCCAAGTACCTCGACACCCCGGAAGCCCAGGCCGAACTCGTGGCCAACGCCTTCGAAACCGGCGACGCTTCCTATATGGTCGCCACCCTCGGCACGGTGGCGCGGGCGTGCAGTGTGGAAGGCGGCAAAGGATACAGATTTTACTCGCGAGACGCTCTACAAAGCCACTCTCTTGTTATAATGTGGGTCTTTAGAAGCCGACCCACCTCTTTTGGGGGATGA
- a CDS encoding Head completion protein, which yields MSAFIPSTNPAADAPEAVANDGWFPDLNLADFHAQTGQGDTFDPARIAAAIQSAMIEVNASIGAWRARQTAASLAEVPARTYGEVSEKLILYRAAVFARARAQLLANTRDYDSTKSGHARADTLEATAADYLRQSNEAVARLIDRRRTVVELI from the coding sequence ATGTCCGCTTTCATCCCCTCGACCAATCCCGCCGCCGATGCTCCGGAAGCCGTTGCCAACGATGGCTGGTTTCCCGATCTGAACCTTGCCGACTTCCACGCGCAGACCGGCCAAGGCGATACCTTCGACCCCGCCCGCATCGCCGCCGCGATCCAATCCGCGATGATCGAGGTCAACGCCTCGATCGGCGCATGGCGCGCTCGGCAAACCGCCGCGAGCCTCGCCGAGGTTCCGGCGCGCACCTACGGCGAAGTCTCGGAAAAGCTCATCCTCTACCGCGCCGCCGTCTTCGCCCGCGCCCGCGCGCAACTGCTCGCCAACACCCGCGATTACGACAGCACCAAATCCGGCCACGCCCGCGCCGACACGCTGGAAGCGACCGCCGCCGACTACCTCCGCCAATCCAACGAGGCGGTTGCCCGCCTGATCGACCGCCGCCGCACGGTGGTGGAGTTGATTTGA
- the M gene encoding Terminase, endonuclease subunit, with product MSICRNHFDRIRAAREAETTPTAVPGATAPGTMADKMLKLIAMHRAALKAIKSRLAKIAAKATFLPEYTAYVDGVVAAGKGGQDDVLVTVMLWRLDTGDFEGALALAAYALRHDLAMPDFIARDLPTTVVEEIADAALAELDRADADTVNPEPIREALDLTAECDMPDEVRAKAHKALGLILTATAPEAALEHLASALELDAGCGVKTKLNALRKAQGKAEPNEKTEPTDPAGS from the coding sequence ATGTCGATCTGTCGCAACCACTTCGACCGCATCCGCGCCGCCCGGGAGGCGGAAACGACGCCGACCGCCGTGCCGGGGGCAACCGCCCCCGGCACGATGGCCGACAAAATGCTCAAGCTGATCGCGATGCACCGCGCGGCGCTTAAGGCGATCAAATCGCGCCTCGCCAAAATCGCGGCCAAGGCGACGTTCCTCCCCGAATACACCGCCTATGTCGATGGCGTGGTGGCGGCGGGCAAGGGCGGGCAGGACGACGTGCTGGTAACGGTGATGCTCTGGCGTCTCGATACCGGCGATTTCGAGGGCGCGCTCGCCCTCGCCGCCTATGCGCTGCGCCACGACCTCGCGATGCCGGATTTCATCGCCCGCGACCTGCCGACCACGGTGGTGGAGGAAATCGCCGACGCGGCACTCGCCGAACTCGACCGCGCCGACGCCGACACGGTGAACCCCGAGCCGATCCGCGAAGCCCTCGACCTCACCGCCGAGTGCGACATGCCGGACGAAGTGCGCGCCAAGGCGCACAAGGCCCTCGGCCTGATCCTCACCGCCACCGCGCCCGAAGCCGCGCTCGAACACCTCGCCTCCGCCCTCGAACTCGATGCCGGGTGCGGGGTGAAGACCAAGCTCAACGCGCTTCGCAAGGCGCAGGGCAAGGCGGAGCCGAACGAAAAGACCGAACCGACCGACCCGGCCGGTTCCTAA
- a CDS encoding hypothetical protein (Evidence 5 : No homology to any previously reported sequences) codes for MYPWVLQYLRSKVGSDNFISKLLSFLRKQENRANCYIFRLCAKLGRDSHAEGFI; via the coding sequence TTGTATCCCTGGGTGCTTCAGTATCTGCGCTCGAAGGTGGGCTCCGATAACTTCATCTCGAAGCTCTTGAGCTTCCTGCGAAAACAAGAGAACCGTGCTAACTGCTATATCTTTCGCCTCTGCGCGAAGCTCGGTCGGGACAGCCATGCCGAGGGCTTCATATGA
- the O gene encoding Presumed capsid-scaffolding protein gives MKLKFFRVARSGRTIDGREITPEQIDQMAANYDPKKYGARIWLEHLRSTMPDGTFKAYGDVLAVKTETDADGARVLLAQIDATEDLMKLSAARQKVFFSIEIQPNFAGTGEAYLAGLAVTDSPASLGTEMLTFAVKSDKAPAAIKDHLFSEAIEVEALTEDEPEKPSLLFRVKELLSGKAKSDDARFAQTDAGVLAIAEEVAAIRADFAGLATSAAVAEIAAAVAANKAEFSALVEKLSTTDAAPPRTPASGGSAHLTDC, from the coding sequence ATGAAACTCAAATTCTTCCGCGTCGCGCGATCCGGTCGCACCATCGACGGGCGCGAGATCACCCCCGAGCAAATCGACCAGATGGCGGCGAACTACGACCCGAAGAAGTACGGGGCGCGCATCTGGCTCGAACACCTGCGCTCGACCATGCCGGACGGCACCTTCAAGGCCTATGGCGACGTTCTCGCGGTCAAGACGGAAACCGACGCCGACGGCGCGCGCGTGCTGCTGGCGCAGATCGACGCCACCGAAGACCTGATGAAGCTGAGCGCCGCCCGCCAGAAGGTTTTCTTCTCCATCGAAATCCAGCCGAATTTCGCCGGAACCGGCGAGGCGTATCTCGCCGGTCTGGCCGTGACCGACAGCCCCGCGAGCCTCGGCACCGAGATGCTCACCTTCGCGGTGAAGTCGGACAAAGCCCCCGCCGCGATCAAGGATCACCTGTTCTCGGAGGCGATCGAGGTCGAGGCCCTGACCGAAGACGAGCCGGAAAAGCCCTCGCTGCTTTTCCGCGTCAAGGAACTGCTCTCGGGCAAGGCGAAGAGCGATGACGCCCGCTTCGCGCAGACCGACGCGGGCGTGCTCGCCATCGCCGAGGAAGTCGCCGCGATCCGCGCCGACTTCGCGGGCCTCGCCACCTCCGCCGCCGTTGCCGAGATCGCCGCCGCCGTGGCCGCGAACAAGGCGGAATTCTCCGCCTTGGTCGAAAAGCTCTCGACCACCGACGCCGCCCCGCCCCGCACCCCGGCGAGCGGCGGCTCCGCCCACCTCACGGATTGCTGA
- a CDS encoding conserved hypothetical protein (Evidence 4 : Homologs of previously reported genes of unknown function), producing MPAPEIFTFGEPTPVLDQREFLGYLHAAWNGRWYEPPVSFDGLAKALHCNPHHQSAIGYKASLLASHFKPHRLLSRLDFKRLALDFLVFGNAYPERRVSRLGNVLAIKPALARWTRMKRDGNAMMLIDGEEHDFAPGSVLQIMEPDISQEIYGLPGYIGAVQSALLNEAATLFRRKYYQNGSHAGFILYMTDEADNPEDVDAVREALKQSKGPGNFRNLMVFAPGGKKDGLQILPISEVTAKDEFFNMKNVTRDDVLAAHRVPPQLLGIVPSNAGGFGSVEQAAAVFYRNEIEPLMSAFEAINDWLGEQVVDFEYYDSSIT from the coding sequence ATGCCTGCCCCTGAGATTTTCACCTTCGGCGAGCCGACCCCGGTTCTCGATCAACGCGAGTTTCTCGGCTACCTCCATGCGGCGTGGAACGGCCGGTGGTATGAGCCGCCGGTGTCGTTCGACGGGCTGGCGAAGGCGCTTCACTGTAACCCGCATCATCAAAGCGCCATCGGCTATAAGGCGTCGTTGCTCGCATCGCACTTTAAGCCGCACCGCCTGCTTTCGCGCCTCGATTTCAAGCGCCTCGCGCTCGATTTTCTGGTGTTCGGCAATGCCTACCCCGAGCGCCGCGTCTCGCGCCTCGGCAACGTGCTGGCGATCAAGCCTGCCCTCGCGCGCTGGACGCGGATGAAGCGGGACGGCAACGCCATGATGTTGATCGACGGGGAGGAACACGACTTCGCGCCGGGCTCGGTCTTGCAGATCATGGAGCCGGATATCAGCCAGGAAATCTATGGTCTGCCGGGGTATATCGGCGCGGTGCAATCCGCCCTGCTCAACGAGGCCGCAACCCTGTTCCGCCGGAAATACTACCAGAACGGCAGCCACGCGGGCTTCATCCTCTACATGACGGACGAGGCCGACAACCCCGAGGACGTCGACGCCGTCCGCGAGGCGCTGAAGCAGTCGAAGGGGCCGGGCAACTTCCGCAACCTGATGGTCTTCGCCCCCGGCGGCAAAAAGGACGGCCTCCAGATTCTTCCGATCAGCGAAGTGACCGCCAAGGACGAGTTCTTCAACATGAAAAACGTCACCCGCGACGACGTCCTCGCCGCCCACCGGGTGCCGCCGCAACTGCTTGGGATCGTCCCAAGCAACGCGGGCGGCTTCGGCTCCGTCGAGCAGGCGGCGGCGGTGTTCTATCGCAACGAAATCGAACCGCTGATGAGCGCCTTCGAGGCCATCAACGATTGGCTCGGCGAGCAGGTAGTAGATTTTGAATATTATGACTCGTCTATCACGTGA
- a CDS encoding hypothetical protein (Evidence 5 : No homology to any previously reported sequences), which produces MQEEITAAAKMAPAGIGAIWAGLTLNEWVAVVTILYVLAQTGLLIPRWCAMLAAFFARLRSGKGAAQ; this is translated from the coding sequence ATGCAGGAAGAAATCACCGCCGCCGCCAAGATGGCCCCCGCCGGGATCGGTGCGATTTGGGCCGGTCTGACCCTCAACGAGTGGGTGGCCGTCGTCACTATCCTCTACGTTCTCGCGCAAACCGGCCTGTTGATCCCCCGGTGGTGCGCGATGCTCGCCGCGTTTTTCGCGCGCCTGCGCTCGGGCAAGGGCGCGGCGCAATGA
- the R gene encoding Lysozyme has translation MTPLRSHLSKAVLALVLAGAPATVIAQQFIAEHEGITLKAFRDGAAKWTICRGHTAGVQPGDTATPEQCAAFFATDIGIAFADLDRAVKVDMPETMRAALASWFFHVGGGKKARESTLIRKANAGDRQGACDELPRWVFSGGKDCRIAASNCGGIVERRAAERELCLL, from the coding sequence ATGACGCCCCTTCGCTCGCACCTCTCCAAGGCGGTTCTCGCCCTCGTGCTGGCCGGTGCCCCGGCCACGGTGATCGCGCAACAATTCATCGCCGAGCATGAGGGAATCACCCTCAAGGCATTCCGCGACGGCGCGGCGAAGTGGACGATCTGCCGAGGCCACACCGCCGGGGTGCAACCCGGCGACACCGCCACCCCCGAGCAATGCGCCGCCTTCTTCGCCACCGATATCGGCATCGCCTTCGCCGACCTCGACCGCGCGGTGAAGGTGGACATGCCCGAAACCATGCGCGCCGCCCTCGCCTCGTGGTTCTTCCACGTCGGCGGCGGCAAGAAGGCGCGGGAATCCACCCTGATCCGCAAGGCGAACGCGGGCGACCGCCAAGGCGCTTGTGATGAACTCCCCCGGTGGGTGTTCAGCGGCGGCAAGGATTGCCGGATTGCAGCCAGCAACTGCGGCGGCATCGTGGAACGCCGCGCGGCGGAGCGCGAACTATGCTTGCTGTGA
- the X gene encoding Tail protein X yields MPATVLARQSETVDQIAARCYDGDTSMVAAILEANPGLAALGALLPHGTAVILPERVAPTQTRISLWD; encoded by the coding sequence ATGCCCGCCACCGTTCTCGCCCGCCAATCCGAAACCGTCGATCAAATCGCCGCCCGCTGTTACGACGGCGACACCTCCATGGTCGCGGCGATCCTCGAAGCCAATCCCGGCCTTGCCGCCCTCGGGGCGCTCTTGCCCCACGGCACCGCCGTCATCCTCCCCGAGCGCGTCGCCCCCACGCAAACGCGCATCAGCCTTTGGGACTGA
- a CDS encoding hypothetical protein (Evidence 5 : No homology to any previously reported sequences), with protein MQPTPRAANPSPTWFYKATSRSRPSKPPTQPPPSVPPPSPSSRKPPEMLRSRRMPAAPLALALALFSTACGTVKPEPLIETRVEKVKPPRPLLTCAPDPAVPATNSDAAVADYLADLWSAGEDCRTRLACVRAWREGRATETCRLPIEDAAE; from the coding sequence ATGCAGCCAACGCCGCGAGCCGCCAATCCTTCACCGACTTGGTTCTACAAAGCAACCTCGCGTTCGCGGCCATCGAAGCCGCCGACACAGCCGCCGCCGAGCGTGCCGCCACCGTCGCCAAGCTCAAGGAAACCGCCCGAAATGCTCCGATCCCGCCGGATGCCTGCCGCACCGTTGGCCCTCGCCTTGGCGCTGTTCTCGACGGCTTGCGGCACCGTCAAACCGGAACCGCTGATCGAGACGCGGGTGGAGAAGGTGAAGCCGCCACGCCCGCTGCTGACGTGCGCCCCTGATCCGGCGGTGCCCGCCACCAATTCCGACGCCGCCGTGGCCGATTACCTCGCCGACCTGTGGTCGGCGGGGGAAGACTGCCGAACCCGCCTCGCCTGCGTTCGCGCTTGGCGCGAGGGCCGCGCCACCGAAACCTGCCGCCTGCCGATCGAGGACGCCGCCGAATGA
- a CDS encoding putative bacteriophage tail completion protein R (Evidence 3 : Function proposed based on presence of conserved amino acid motif, structural feature or limited homology), giving the protein MKKLAAARAAILAAPLKIKAENLLTFAEKGSVYAPRGDRNRAFQIAYTAHMIVTGYAGAPQDLLFVALEWLHRDNPGSVDEAIRFHVDIIDHKSADVSLAIDLTETIAAEDLPEGLRLAPRPDPDAEGIDIAAMSLGLPRPQPTK; this is encoded by the coding sequence ATGAAGAAGCTCGCCGCCGCGCGCGCCGCGATCCTCGCAGCGCCGCTCAAGATCAAGGCCGAAAACCTGCTCACCTTCGCCGAGAAAGGCTCGGTCTACGCGCCGCGCGGCGACCGCAACCGCGCCTTTCAAATCGCCTACACCGCCCACATGATCGTCACCGGCTACGCGGGCGCGCCGCAAGACCTGCTGTTCGTCGCCCTCGAATGGCTGCACCGCGACAACCCCGGCTCAGTGGACGAGGCGATCCGCTTCCACGTCGATATCATCGACCACAAGAGCGCCGACGTTTCCCTCGCCATCGACCTCACCGAAACCATCGCCGCCGAAGACCTGCCCGAAGGCCTCCGCCTCGCGCCGCGCCCCGATCCCGACGCCGAGGGCATCGACATTGCCGCCATGAGCCTCGGCCTTCCCCGCCCGCAGCCGACGAAGTAA
- a CDS encoding exported hypothetical protein (Evidence 5 : No homology to any previously reported sequences) → MLAVIAGIWRNRYLLLALACAALLASKESTIAELRAKIAADALAAAHAANAASRQSFTDLVLQSNLAFAAIEAADTAAAERAATVAKLKETARNAPIPPDACRTVGPRLGAVLDGLRHRQTGTADRDAGGEGEAATPAADVRP, encoded by the coding sequence ATGCTTGCTGTGATCGCCGGAATTTGGCGCAACCGCTACCTGCTGCTCGCCCTCGCGTGCGCGGCGCTGCTGGCCTCCAAAGAAAGCACCATCGCCGAGCTACGCGCCAAGATCGCCGCCGACGCCCTCGCCGCCGCGCATGCAGCCAACGCCGCGAGCCGCCAATCCTTCACCGACTTGGTTCTACAAAGCAACCTCGCGTTCGCGGCCATCGAAGCCGCCGACACAGCCGCCGCCGAGCGTGCCGCCACCGTCGCCAAGCTCAAGGAAACCGCCCGAAATGCTCCGATCCCGCCGGATGCCTGCCGCACCGTTGGCCCTCGCCTTGGCGCTGTTCTCGACGGCTTGCGGCACCGTCAAACCGGAACCGCTGATCGAGACGCGGGTGGAGAAGGTGAAGCCGCCACGCCCGCTGCTGACGTGCGCCCCTGA
- the P gene encoding Terminase, ATPase subunit, translated as MTATDDDKRLKARNLFWQGFSPAEIARDLCVPYPTVDSWKRRDKWEEAPTVVRIEAHLEARLNRLIAKETKTDRDFFEIGQLAATLERTARIQRYSQTGKETDLNPNLEARARGRKKKAEQKNALTEEQVAALRRDFHENLFGYQKVWHEAKRHRVRNILKSRQIGATWYFAREAFLDAAETGDNQIFLSASKAQAHVFRGYIFQWVKDVTGGELKGDPIVLWNGATLYFLGTNSKTAQSYHGHVYLDEYAWISKFLEFRKVASAMATHKKWRITYFSTPSTIGHEANAFWNGETFNKGKAKENRVAFDVSHETLKHGAVGPDGTWRHMVTIRDAEESGCDLFDVDALLREYNDADFANLFMCEWVDDTASFFGFDELRKGMVDSWEVWADFHPHLERPFGDRPVWIGYDPAQSADNASIAVVAPPAVEGGKFRVLEKLNVSGADFQAQAARIKELRHRYNVEHIGIDTTTIGAGVFEMVRQFFPRAVAITYSVEVKTRLVLKAKQLFTKRRIEFDAGWSDVAAAFMAIRRTATASGRQATFSAGRSKETGHADIAWAIMHALDRLGYTEFDNVPGARRKGFMEIF; from the coding sequence ATGACCGCCACCGACGACGACAAGCGCCTCAAGGCCCGCAACCTGTTTTGGCAAGGCTTCAGCCCGGCCGAAATCGCCCGCGATCTGTGCGTGCCGTATCCCACGGTCGATAGCTGGAAGCGCCGCGACAAATGGGAGGAAGCGCCGACCGTCGTGCGGATCGAGGCGCACCTCGAAGCCCGGTTGAACCGGCTGATCGCCAAGGAAACCAAGACCGACCGCGACTTCTTCGAAATCGGGCAGTTGGCCGCGACCTTGGAGCGCACGGCGCGCATTCAGCGGTATAGCCAAACCGGCAAGGAAACCGACCTCAACCCCAACCTCGAAGCCCGCGCCAGGGGGCGGAAGAAGAAGGCGGAGCAGAAGAACGCTCTCACCGAGGAGCAGGTTGCGGCGCTGCGCCGCGACTTCCACGAGAACCTGTTCGGCTACCAAAAGGTTTGGCACGAGGCCAAACGCCACCGGGTTCGGAACATCCTCAAATCGCGCCAGATCGGCGCGACGTGGTACTTCGCCCGCGAGGCCTTTCTCGATGCCGCCGAAACCGGCGACAACCAGATTTTCTTGAGCGCATCCAAAGCTCAGGCCCACGTCTTCCGTGGCTACATCTTCCAATGGGTGAAGGACGTTACCGGGGGCGAGTTGAAGGGCGACCCGATCGTGCTTTGGAACGGCGCGACGCTCTATTTCCTCGGCACCAACAGCAAGACCGCGCAGAGCTACCACGGCCACGTCTACCTCGACGAATACGCCTGGATTTCGAAATTTTTGGAGTTCCGCAAGGTCGCTTCGGCAATGGCGACGCACAAAAAATGGCGGATCACCTACTTTTCCACGCCCTCGACCATCGGCCACGAGGCCAACGCCTTCTGGAACGGCGAAACCTTCAACAAGGGCAAGGCGAAGGAAAACCGGGTCGCGTTCGACGTTTCGCACGAAACGCTGAAGCACGGCGCGGTCGGGCCGGATGGCACTTGGCGGCATATGGTCACGATCCGCGATGCCGAGGAAAGCGGCTGCGACCTGTTCGACGTCGACGCCCTCTTGCGCGAATACAACGATGCCGACTTCGCCAACCTCTTCATGTGCGAGTGGGTGGACGATACCGCGTCGTTCTTCGGCTTCGATGAGCTGCGCAAGGGCATGGTGGATAGCTGGGAGGTGTGGGCCGATTTCCACCCGCACCTTGAGCGCCCGTTCGGCGATCGGCCGGTGTGGATCGGTTACGATCCGGCGCAATCCGCCGATAACGCCTCGATCGCCGTGGTCGCGCCGCCCGCAGTCGAGGGCGGGAAGTTCCGCGTGCTCGAAAAGCTCAACGTCAGCGGCGCGGATTTTCAGGCCCAGGCGGCGCGGATCAAGGAGCTTCGCCACCGCTACAACGTCGAGCATATCGGCATCGACACCACCACCATCGGCGCGGGCGTGTTCGAGATGGTGCGGCAGTTCTTCCCGCGCGCGGTGGCGATCACCTATTCGGTCGAGGTCAAGACGCGCCTCGTCCTCAAGGCCAAGCAGCTTTTCACCAAACGCCGGATCGAGTTCGACGCCGGGTGGTCCGACGTGGCCGCCGCGTTCATGGCGATCCGCCGCACCGCCACGGCCTCCGGGCGGCAAGCCACCTTCTCGGCGGGGCGCAGCAAGGAAACCGGCCACGCGGATATCGCGTGGGCGATCATGCATGCGCTCGACCGCCTCGGTTACACCGAATTCGACAATGTCCCCGGCGCGCGCCGCAAGGGCTTCATGGAGATTTTCTAA